Proteins from a single region of Megalopta genalis isolate 19385.01 chromosome 3, iyMegGena1_principal, whole genome shotgun sequence:
- the LOC117222198 gene encoding nucleolar protein 16, translated as MTKIRKVKRKKKFRMNVNRKRLRNKLRKMPNISCPQIKNSWEVTMSTRTNLKQMGLTYDPNETLKIPNVKWDLIKDAKCKIVEPSEGGWLEEEDVNMEPMKGHVAKELETEARAPREKLFRLPNSVVNFLTYLMDKHGEDYKAMARDKKNYDQMTWKQIRAKIKMFKGIPEQYNKYLESKNAQ; from the exons ATGACGAAAATTCGAAAGGTAAAACGCAAGAAgaagtttcgcatgaatgtaaaCCGCAAGAGGCTCAGGAACAAGCTGAGGAAAATGCCGAATATTTCCTG TCCTCAGATAAAGAACTCGTGGGAGGTGACCATGTCCACTAGGactaatttgaagcaaatgggACTGACTTACGACCCAAACGAGACATTGAAGATTCCAAATGTTAAATGGGATCTGATTAAGGATGCTAAATGCAAGATCGTCGAACCCTCAGAAGGTGGATGGCTAGAGGAAGAGGATGTTAATATGGAGCCCATGAAAGGTCACGTTGCCAAAGAATTAGAAACAGAGGCTAGGGCGCCTAGAGAAAAATTGTTCAGGCTACCGAACAGCGTGGTAAACTTTCTCACCTACTTAATGGACAAACACGGAGAAGATTACAAG GCTATGGCACGGGACAAGAAGAATTATGACCAAATGACATGGAAACAGATACGTGCTAAAATCAAAATGTTTAAGGGTATTCCTGAGCAGTACAACAAGTACCTTGAAAGCAAAAATGCTCAATGA
- the Rab27 gene encoding RAS oncogene family member Rab27, which yields MDYDYLIKFLALGNSGVGKTSFLCQYTSGTFDSNFMSTVGIDFKEKRVIYQTANGRTQRVHLQLWDTAGQERFRSLTTTFYRDSMGFLLIFDLTNELSFLEVRNWLEQLRTHAYCEDPDIILCGNKSDLEDRRVVSEDKARELAEKHGLVYLETSAASGQNVAHAVEVLLDRVMRRMETTVDKSLLPHQKVLRCHERDTPPPSSSCYC from the exons ATGGATTACGATTACTTAATTAAATTTCTGGCCCTTGGGAACTCCGGAGTTGGCAAGACCAGCTTCCTGTGCCAGTACACGTCTGGCACGTTCGACTCGAATTTTATGTCGACGGtcggcattgattttaaggaaAAACGGGTG atataCCAGACAGCGAATGGTAGAACTCAACGTGTGCATTTGCAGCTGTGGGATACAGCTGGCCAGGAGCG GTTCAGAAGTTTAACCACTACATTTTACCGGGATTCCATGGGGTTCCTCCTAATCTTTGACCTGACCAATGAGCTCTCGTTCCTCGAAGTTAGAAATTGGCTGGAACAACTTAGG ACTCACGCATACTGCGAAGATCCAGACATAATTCTCTGCGGAAATAAGTCCGATCTGGAAGACAGACGTGTCGTTAGCGAAGATAAGGCACGGGAATTAGCGGAGAAACACGG TTTGGTTTACCTGGAAACGAGCGCGGCCAGCGGGCAGAACGTGGCGCACGCCGTGGAGGTGCTCCTGGACCGAGTGATGCGCCGAATGGAGACCACCGTGGACAAATCGTTGCTGCCACATCAGAAGGTGCTGCGGTGCCACGAGCGCGACACCCCGCCGCCCAGCAGCTCCTGCTACTGCTGA
- the LOC117222197 gene encoding uncharacterized protein LOC117222197: protein MVRNVFRNSQKLLWIGSACIGTYIAYRYWKKRELLTIDEGFEEVSKIDDTHEKRVVVLGLDGAGKTSIIDQISVANGDESCYTVPPKPTQGSSVYRIKHGSFCYNVWDIGGAEATRKYWAAFLQDTDLLLFVVDASDTEKLSLAAFTLKQLLDDVRMDSVPILVIANKQDCSNALRPEEVKKALDLLSISPQKHKVEIMGCQTRPLPEKSTETTEYNWHHESMDAVRKKIFSMAT from the exons ATGGTACGAAATGTATTTCGAAACAGCCAGAAGCTACTTTGGATTGGCAGCGCCTGTATCGGTACATACATCGCGTACCGATACTGGAAAAAGCGAGAGCTTCTGACAATAGACGAAGGTTTCGAAGAGGTGTCCAAG ATTGATGACACTCACGAAAAAAGGGTGGTCGTATTGGGCTTAGATGGAGCTGGAAAAACTTCTATTATAGATCAAATTAGTGTTGCAAATGGTGATGAAAGTTGTTACACTGTTCCTCCAAAACCCACACAGGGTTCCTCTGTATATAGAATAAAACATGGATCATTTTGTTATAATGTTTGGGACA TTGGAGGTGCAGAAGCCACAAGAAAGTATTGGGCCGCTTTCCTACAAGACACAGATCTTTTGTTGTTTGTAGTAGATGCATCTGATACAGAGAAATTATCATTGGCTGCTTTTACCCTAAAACAATTGTTAGATGATGTGAGAATGGACAGTGTACCAATATTAGTAATCGCTAACAAACAG GATTGTTCTAACGCCCTGAGGCCAGAGGAGGTCAAAAAGGCCTTAGATTTGTTAAGTATTTCTCCTCAGAAGCACAAAGTAGAAATAATGGGATGTCAAACAAGACCTCTACCTGAGAAGTCAACAGAGACAACAGAATATAACTGGCACCATGAATCCATGGATGCAGTTAGGAAAAAAATATTCTCTATGGCAACTTAA
- the LOC117222021 gene encoding uncharacterized protein LOC117222021, translated as MAFKFVAFAACLAVARAGGPAAYDIATASGDLSSVGFSQESTQKGYAGQNVISSYSRAEDSAHSSVRVSSHSISNDGLLNYDVHHAPIVKAAVAAPTYLAPSAQPLIAKAYASPYSYAESAPLITKAYASPYSYSAGAPLIAKTYAAPAAPLLTKAYAAPIAAPLLTKAYAAPAPLLTKAYAAPAPLLAKSYISPAAPLLAKSFEYAAPAPIFGKSYEYAAQAPLYAKSALIASAPAYATSYASSPLLAKSYTAAIAPAPLLTKTYASYAQAPLLAKSYAAPFDYAPQAQLISKSYATPFAHTEFNGLGTNYSW; from the exons ATGGCATTCAAG TTTGTAGCATTCGCAGCCTGTTTGGCGGTGGCCCGCGCCGGAGGACCAGCAGCGTACGACATCGCGACGGCGTCCGGAGACCTGAGCAGCGTGGGCTTCAGCCAGGAGTCGACGCAGAAGGGTTACGCGGGTCAGAACGTGATCTCCTCGTACTCCAGGGCCGAGGATAGCGCCCACTCTTCGGTCCGTGTGAGCAGCCACAGCATCAGCAACGACGGCTTGTTGAACTACGACGTTCACCACGCCCCGATCGTCAAGGCCGCCGTCGCCGCGCCCACCTACCTCGCTCCGAGTGCTCAGCCTCTGATCGCCAAGGCCTACGCTTCCCCGTACAGCTACGCGGAAAGCGCACCTCTGATCACCAAGGCCTACGCCTCCCCCTACAGCTACTCGGCAGGTGCTCCCCTGATCGCGAAGACCTACGCTGCACCGGCTGCACCTCTCCTGACCAAGGCCTACGCCGCACCGATCGCTGCTCCTCTCTTGACCAAGGCCTACGCCGCCCCAGCGCCTCTCCTGACCAAAGCCTACGCAGCCCCGGCTCCTCTTCTCGCCAAGTCCTACATCTCCCCAGCTGCTCCTCTGCTGGCCAAGAGCTTCGAGTACGCCGCCCCCGCCCCGATCTTCGGTAAGAGCTACGAATACGCTGCCCAGGCTCCCCTGTACGCCAAGAGCGCCCTGATCGCGTCTGCTCCAGCGTACGCTACGTCCTACGCGTCGTCTCCTCTTCTGGCTAAGTCCTACACCGCCGCCATCGCCCCAGCTCCTCTTCTGACCAAGACCTACGCATCCTACGCGCAAGCTCCGCTCCTCGCCAAGTCCTACGCTGCTCCCTTCGATTACGCGCCGCAGGCTCAGCTGATCTCCAAATCCTATGCTACACCCTTCGCGCACACAGAGTTCAACGGACTCGGCACCAACTACTCCTGGTAA
- the mal gene encoding molybdenum cofactor sulfurase — MESNNAGPTYTPVYDDETTKIIESNFSRAKEECYLDHAGATLYSDSQIKHIAGDLHNSLYANPHSVGTASNMTQDVIERTRYLVLNHFHTSSDDYAVVFTAGATASLKLVADNFVFAEEPANAASAGAGHFVYTQDNHTSVLGMREVVASRGARVTCLKHDDAFQIFRSSPPAANSSRNKSNSLFAYPAQCNFSGLKYPMKWITDVHDGILSRVTADTTTKWYVLLDAAAFVSTSDLDLSVYKPDFVVLSFYKMFGYPTGIGALLVKNSSADTLRKVYYGGGTVDVCLSSEMFNVKRQNLCQRFEDGTVPFLSVASLRHGFDELSSLTMPKISRHVFSLARFVHNALLRLHHGNGKPVVKLYADTAYENCDFQGGIVAFNLVRSNGEYVGYMEVLNMAALFKIHLRTGCFCNPGACQRHLALSNEDVLRNYDAGYVCGGAADLINGRPTGAVRVSFGYMSTFGDVRTLLSMIKECFVDGAQVDQIPDWWPNYKAVLRKKYFPRDTDVESTRHAKNNNNNNANDLSSKLQNVKEYVSQFIVGKQFFNVTVDSDGTAKKKCTLQELYIYPIKSCAAYQIKGSWSLNSKGLQYDREWMIVTSSGTCLTQKQNISLCLLRPVISKEKKIMHLNYPGMPAISIALYNNCISTVEGKVCQSRVCGHKVEGTDCGSEVSEWLSLALGLPNLRLIRQSNRETKQKDDKKPDLSFSSQAQYLLINKASVLWLGDKVPDTKVQKDTIIHRFRGNMVLSGCEAFAETQWKYVCIGKNKFSVTGPCTRCQMICIDQTTGIKTAEPLRTLAEQFHGKIKFGIYLTKESEDDGIITIGDTVSVS, encoded by the exons ATGGAGAGCAACAACGCAGGGCCGACGTACACGCCGGTGTACGATGACGAAACCACGAAAATCATCGAGAGCAATTTCTCGAGAGCCAAAG AGGAATGCTACCTGGACCACGCGGGCGCTACTTTATACTCCGACTCGCAGATAAAACACATCGCCGGTGATTTGCATAACTCGCTTTATGCTAATCCACATTCCGTGGGGACCGCGAGCAATATGACTCAGGATGTCATAGAGCGGACGAGATATTT GGTGTTGAATCATTTTCACACGTCCTCCGACGATTACGCCGTCGTGTTCACGGCCGGGGCGACCGCCTCGCTCAAGCTTGTCGCCGATAATTTCGTGTTCGCCGAGGAGCCGGCGAACGCCGCTTCGGCCGGCGCGGGGCATTTCGTTTACACGCAGGACAACCATACGTCGGTCCTCGGCATGAGGGAGGTTGTCGCAAGCAGGGGAGCGAGGGTGACCTGCTTGAAGCACGACGACGCTTTCCAGATTTTTCGTTCGTCCCCGCCGGCCGCGAATTCCTCGCGGAACAAGAGCAACTCGCTTTTCGCGTATCCGGCGCAGTGCAACTTTTCCGGGCTCAAGTACCCCATGAAATGGATCACCGACGTGCACGATGGGATCTTGTCGAGGGTAACAGCCGACACAACTACTAAGTGGTACGTGCTGCTTGACGCCGCCGCTTTCGTGTCCACCAGCGATCTAGACTTGTCCGTTTACAAGCCGGACTTCGTGGTTCTGTCCTTTTACAAAATGTTCGGATACCCAACCGGCATCGGGGCACTGCTCGTGAAGAACTCGAGCGCGGATACGCTGCGCAAGGTCTACTATGGCGGCGGCACTGTGGACGTATGCTTGAGCTCCGAGATGTTCAATGTGAAAAGGCAGAACTTGTGTCAAAG GTTCGAAGACGGCACTGTGCCGTTTCTTTCTGTCGCATCCTTGAGGCATGGTTTCGATGAATTGTCCTCCCTTACCATGCCGAAAATCTCCCGACACGTGTTCTCGCTTGCGCGATTCGTGCACAATGCCTTGCTGAGGCTTCATCATGGTAATGGAAAACCGGTTGTAAAACTGTACGCCGACACGGCTTATGAAAACTGTGATTTCCAGGGGGGTATTGTCGCGTTCAATCTTGTACGGTCGAACGGTGAATACGTAGGGTACATGGAGGTGTTGAACATGGCCGCGTTGTTCAAGATACATCTCAGAACCGGGTGTTTCTGCAATCCTGGCGCGTGCCAGAGGCACTTGGCACTGTCCAACGAAGACGTTCTGCGGAACTATGACGCGGGATATGTTTGCGGGGGTGCTGCGGATTTGATAAACGGCAGACCGACAGGGGCTGTAAGGGTTTCGTTCGGATACATGTCCACGTTCGGGGATGTACGGACTTTATTAAGTATGATCAAAGAATGTTTTGTAGATGGAGCACAAGTGGATCAAATTCCAGACTGGTGGCCCAACTACAAAGCAGTCTTGCGTAAAAAGTATTTCCCGCGCGACACGGACGTTGAAAGCACGCGGCACgcaaaaaacaacaacaacaacaatgcTAACGATCTTAGCAGTAAATTACAAAACGTGAAGGAATACGTGAGCCAATTTATCGTTGGCAAGCAATTTTTCAACGTGACCGTGGACAGCGATGGAACTGcaaagaaaaaatgtacgttGCAAGAATTGTACATATATCCGATAAAATCGTGTGCAGCCTATCAAATCAAAGGATCGTGGAGTTTGAACTCCAAAGGTTTACAGTACGACAGAGAATGGATGATCGTTACATCCTCTGGCACCTGTTTAACGCAGAAGCAAAATATCAGCTTGTGTTTGCTGAGGCCGGTTAtatcgaaagaaaagaaaatcatGCATTTGAATTATCCAG GTATGCCTGCAATAAGTATtgcattatataataattgtataagtACTGTAGAAGGGAAAGTATGCCAAAGTAGAGTCTGCGGACACAAAGTGGAGGGCACTGACTGTGGTTCAGAGGTCTCCGAGTGGCTTAGTTTAGCATTAGGTCTGCCAAATTTGAGGCTCATAAGGCAGAGCAATCGCGAGACCAAACAGAAAG ATGACAAGAAACCTGATCTATCGTTCTCCAGTCAAGCTCAATATTTATTGATAAACAAGGCAAGCGTGTTGTGGCTCGGCGACAAAGTGCCCGACACGAAAGTTCAAAAGGACACGATTATACACAGGTTCAGAGGTAACATGGTGTTAAGTGGCTGCGAAGCTTTTGCAGAAACACAATGGAAATACGTGTGCATTGGGAAAAATAAGTTTTCG GTCACGGGCCCTTGCACCCGGTGCCAGATGATTTGCATCGATCAAACAACTGGTATAAAAACCGCGGAACCATTACGAACTCTTGCCGAACAATTCCACGGTAAAATAAAGTTTGGCATTTATTTGACCAAAGAATCCGAAGACGATGGAATAATTACTATCGGAGATACCGTCAGTGTCTCGTGA